The Argonema galeatum A003/A1 genome includes a region encoding these proteins:
- a CDS encoding type 1 glutamine amidotransferase, which yields MTNDNRELTIGWLYPTLMSTYGDRGNAICLQQRAQWRGYNVQVLPLDLQSTVADFHKVDLLVGGGAQDRQQEIVMRDLRGAKAEALREIIEAGTPGVFTCGAPQLLGHYYEPAIGQRIEGLGLFDFVSKHPGIDARRCIGNVVFEITASRLAKELQAMLGKPPVVIGFENHGGRTYLGKVEALGKAIAGYGNNGEDGMEGAFYRNAIATYSHGPVLPKNPFLADWLIQTALAEKYQISVSLSPLDDTLALQARSAMFKRLGVSESVAATRR from the coding sequence ATGACTAATGACAACAGAGAATTAACAATTGGTTGGTTGTATCCGACGCTGATGAGTACTTATGGCGATCGCGGTAACGCGATCTGCTTGCAACAACGCGCTCAATGGCGGGGATATAATGTACAAGTATTGCCCCTCGATTTGCAATCAACAGTAGCAGATTTTCACAAAGTCGATTTATTAGTCGGTGGCGGCGCACAAGACAGACAGCAAGAAATTGTGATGCGCGATTTGCGCGGTGCCAAAGCTGAGGCGTTGCGGGAGATAATCGAAGCTGGTACACCGGGAGTTTTTACTTGTGGCGCACCTCAGTTGCTGGGCCATTATTACGAACCTGCGATCGGTCAAAGAATTGAAGGATTAGGATTATTTGATTTTGTGAGTAAGCATCCCGGTATCGATGCGCGGCGTTGTATCGGTAATGTGGTTTTTGAGATCACTGCATCTCGATTAGCAAAGGAACTACAAGCGATGTTAGGTAAGCCGCCAGTAGTAATTGGATTTGAAAATCACGGCGGTAGAACTTATTTGGGGAAGGTAGAAGCGCTGGGAAAAGCGATCGCAGGTTATGGCAATAATGGTGAGGATGGTATGGAAGGTGCATTTTATCGAAATGCGATCGCTACCTATTCTCACGGCCCAGTTTTACCGAAGAATCCCTTTTTGGCAGATTGGTTAATTCAGACAGCTTTGGCAGAGAAATATCAGATTTCAGTATCCCTGTCACCGCTGGATGATACCCTGGCGTTACAGGCGCGGTCAGCGATGTTTAAGCGGTTGGGTGTTAGCGAATCTGTTGCTGCTACTCGGCGGTAG
- a CDS encoding Mur ligase family protein, which translates to MQLVNGLRLSLAVSAARTITSLVRLLGLGAASVLPGEIASRIQPQILQLLCRQVKQDVIFIVGTNGKTTTSLLLRTMLERQGWRVAHNATGANLVNGLIGALLENTNLAGKVSADYAILEVDENILPLVLDSCQPRIILCLNLFRDQLDRYGEVDTISQRWQKAISPMSLETVVIANADDPTLSHLGQKLPQRVLYFGLNEPKYYLDEIPHAVDSIYCPSCGHSLNYQGVYLSHQGDFECPKCGFTKSKLSIDSREWPQILIGLYNKYNTLAAVLVAQQIGIDDNNIRDSIKDFKAAFGRAEELEVGGKRVRILLSKNPVGMNETIRAVNEIKSGGGSSTTLMVLNDRTPDGTDVSWIWDVDTEKLVASGGTIVVSGDRVYDMALRLRYSQKDENNGCKLMIEEDLKDAIATALEYTPDGETLHILPTYSAMLEVRELLTGRKIL; encoded by the coding sequence ATGCAATTGGTAAATGGACTGCGACTAAGCCTAGCGGTGTCAGCTGCACGCACGATAACTTCTCTTGTTCGCCTGCTGGGACTGGGTGCGGCTAGCGTTTTACCCGGAGAAATCGCCAGTCGCATTCAGCCGCAGATACTGCAACTGCTGTGTCGCCAAGTCAAGCAGGACGTTATTTTTATCGTGGGTACGAATGGCAAAACCACCACATCGTTGCTGCTGCGGACTATGCTGGAACGCCAAGGATGGCGGGTTGCACATAATGCTACGGGTGCCAATTTGGTAAATGGGTTGATTGGCGCATTGTTGGAAAATACCAATTTGGCGGGTAAGGTTTCTGCTGATTACGCAATTCTGGAGGTGGATGAAAATATCTTGCCGTTGGTTTTGGACTCCTGTCAGCCTCGGATAATTTTATGTTTGAATTTGTTTCGGGATCAGCTCGATCGCTATGGAGAGGTAGATACGATTAGCCAGCGCTGGCAGAAAGCCATTTCACCGATGTCTTTAGAAACTGTAGTTATAGCAAATGCGGACGATCCTACTCTTTCTCATTTGGGTCAGAAATTGCCCCAGCGGGTGTTATACTTTGGCTTAAACGAGCCGAAGTATTATCTTGATGAAATTCCCCATGCTGTAGACTCAATTTACTGTCCGAGTTGCGGTCATTCGTTGAATTATCAGGGTGTTTATCTTTCCCACCAGGGTGATTTTGAGTGTCCTAAGTGCGGTTTTACTAAGAGCAAACTAAGTATTGATAGCCGGGAATGGCCGCAAATTCTGATCGGGCTTTATAACAAATACAACACGCTGGCTGCGGTGTTAGTCGCCCAACAAATTGGTATAGACGATAATAACATTCGCGATAGTATCAAAGATTTCAAAGCTGCTTTTGGACGCGCTGAGGAATTAGAAGTTGGTGGGAAGCGGGTGCGGATTTTATTATCTAAAAATCCCGTCGGCATGAACGAAACCATCCGCGCGGTAAACGAAATCAAGAGTGGTGGCGGTTCGTCTACAACGCTGATGGTGCTAAATGACAGAACGCCTGATGGTACGGACGTATCTTGGATTTGGGATGTGGATACAGAAAAGTTAGTGGCGTCGGGAGGTACTATAGTCGTGAGTGGCGATCGCGTTTACGATATGGCGCTGCGTCTGCGTTACAGCCAGAAGGATGAGAACAACGGCTGCAAATTGATGATCGAAGAAGATTTAAAAGACGCGATCGCAACCGCACTCGAATACACCCCAGATGGCGAAACGCTGCACATTTTGCCGACTTATTCAGCAATGCTTGAAGTGCGGGAATTGCTGACAGGACGGAAAATTCTGTAA
- a CDS encoding T4 RnlA family RNA ligase: MELIEHLTEYGLHRLTTEFFIRVKRHTIYPNLVLLKYDSINSPLSEKVVQQSRGIILDEAKDWSLISYPFDKFFN; this comes from the coding sequence ATGGAACTCATTGAACATTTAACAGAATACGGATTGCATCGTCTCACTACAGAGTTTTTTATTAGGGTTAAAAGGCATACTATCTATCCTAATTTGGTTTTACTAAAATATGATTCAATCAACTCGCCATTAAGTGAAAAAGTAGTGCAGCAATCTAGAGGGATTATCCTAGATGAAGCAAAAGATTGGTCGCTCATTTCTTATCCATTTGATAAATTCTTCAATTAA
- a CDS encoding L,D-transpeptidase → MNRSKSELCLNCLQRMKGMVRGESLSRNLMLFCFGAVISLSSAQRQATASILTTQETTKSQTQLQSHIPAFVPPSWFNPTQNTNLTIKLSDRRVYVYRDNRVQSSYPIAVGKAGWETPTGTFKVLQMLQNPAWEHPWTGQVIPPGPNNPLGVRWIAFWTDGKNMIGFHGTPNEQLIGQAVSHGCVRMRNRDVMALYQQVTVGTTVTVQR, encoded by the coding sequence ATGAACCGATCGAAGTCCGAACTCTGCTTGAATTGTTTGCAAAGGATGAAAGGAATGGTGAGAGGAGAATCCCTATCTCGAAACTTGATGCTGTTCTGCTTTGGGGCAGTAATTTCACTAAGTTCGGCTCAGCGGCAGGCTACTGCCTCGATACTAACTACTCAAGAGACAACGAAGAGCCAGACACAACTTCAGAGTCACATACCTGCTTTTGTGCCGCCATCCTGGTTTAATCCCACTCAAAATACTAATTTGACGATCAAGTTGAGCGATCGCCGCGTCTATGTCTATCGGGATAATCGCGTGCAATCCAGTTACCCTATAGCTGTAGGTAAGGCAGGTTGGGAAACACCTACAGGCACCTTTAAAGTTCTACAAATGCTACAAAATCCAGCTTGGGAACATCCGTGGACAGGACAGGTTATACCTCCAGGCCCAAATAATCCTTTAGGAGTCAGGTGGATTGCTTTTTGGACTGACGGTAAGAATATGATCGGGTTTCACGGCACCCCAAACGAACAGCTGATCGGACAGGCAGTTTCCCACGGCTGTGTGCGGATGCGGAATCGGGATGTTATGGCTTTATACCAGCAGGTGACTGTAGGTACAACTGTAACAGTACAACGCTAG
- a CDS encoding CHASE2 domain-containing protein has translation MVHKSWIQHLRRYFSNSSPWLTGGVAALLSVGILHLGGWKRLEQTGYNNLFQIREIGILPHRNWDERIAVIAIDEASLEKYGQFPWQRTRYAQLLQALEKSPPAAIGFDVKFIDPSSFDAQFASSIAANGKVVLARAWDNQGNLLEPVAELADAAANQGQIYHQVDADGVTREAAIWVNGPEDSIAGLGPALIEVYNLNNPNQPVSFPGPVKEEELQKVWLNWPGTVKSLPNVPQLKSPPTYSFVDVVEGRFEPKDFAGKFVLVGFTATGLADPLRTPYNLEPPTSGVYFHAAVIDNLLNHRLLQKLPKTMEIGLLLLLGSTTSWLLFHRDLKGRIAIAFLLPITWFGIAVVGFSFYQWWIPIAAPIGTILLAGIGVQLGEQYERQQLMNLFEKHVAPETANLIWQRKDEIIDEGELQAQELTATVLFMDIRSFTSISEKLSPRELLSWLNQYLDAMTDCIMDRGGVVDKYIGDAIMAVFGVPFPHTQPEEIRQDAMNAIAASLAMHERLKQLNKRLKAEDKPVIQFGIGIHTGPLIAGSVGGSRRLNYSVIGDTVNVAARLEAMNKELTTDKPYKILLTGETFDYVSDRYLAQQVTTIQLRGRQQETIIYTILGEK, from the coding sequence ATGGTACATAAAAGCTGGATTCAGCATCTGCGGCGTTATTTTTCCAATAGCTCTCCTTGGCTGACGGGTGGAGTGGCGGCGCTTTTATCTGTAGGAATTTTGCATCTAGGCGGCTGGAAACGTCTGGAACAAACGGGCTATAATAACCTGTTTCAAATTCGCGAAATCGGTATTTTGCCTCATCGAAACTGGGATGAGAGAATTGCGGTGATTGCGATTGACGAAGCAAGTTTGGAGAAATACGGCCAATTTCCCTGGCAGCGCACTCGCTACGCGCAACTATTGCAGGCTCTAGAAAAATCGCCGCCTGCTGCGATCGGTTTTGATGTAAAGTTTATCGATCCAAGTTCATTTGATGCCCAATTTGCTTCATCGATCGCAGCTAACGGTAAAGTCGTACTAGCTAGGGCTTGGGATAATCAAGGCAACCTCCTCGAACCCGTAGCAGAATTAGCAGACGCAGCCGCTAACCAGGGTCAAATATACCACCAAGTTGACGCAGATGGCGTTACCCGCGAGGCAGCAATTTGGGTAAACGGGCCTGAAGATTCTATCGCTGGGCTTGGCCCTGCTCTGATTGAGGTGTACAACCTCAACAATCCAAACCAACCAGTATCTTTTCCAGGGCCGGTTAAAGAAGAGGAATTACAAAAAGTTTGGCTCAATTGGCCGGGAACGGTTAAATCTTTACCAAATGTTCCGCAGCTAAAATCACCACCCACTTATTCGTTTGTTGATGTTGTTGAAGGTCGGTTTGAACCTAAAGATTTTGCAGGTAAGTTTGTTTTAGTTGGCTTTACTGCCACAGGTTTAGCAGATCCGTTGCGGACGCCCTACAATTTAGAACCGCCCACGTCAGGAGTCTATTTCCACGCTGCTGTAATTGATAATTTGCTCAATCACCGGCTGCTACAAAAACTCCCAAAGACGATGGAAATTGGGCTGTTACTTTTGCTTGGCTCAACAACCAGTTGGCTGCTGTTCCATCGAGATTTGAAGGGAAGAATTGCGATCGCTTTTTTGTTGCCGATAACTTGGTTTGGAATTGCGGTAGTGGGGTTCAGTTTTTATCAATGGTGGATTCCCATTGCCGCACCGATTGGCACAATCCTATTAGCTGGAATCGGCGTACAACTGGGAGAACAGTACGAAAGGCAACAACTGATGAACCTGTTTGAAAAGCACGTTGCCCCGGAAACGGCTAACTTGATTTGGCAGCGCAAAGACGAGATTATCGACGAGGGTGAACTGCAAGCCCAAGAACTGACAGCAACTGTTTTGTTCATGGATATTAGAAGTTTCACCAGCATATCAGAAAAACTTTCTCCCCGCGAGTTGCTTAGTTGGCTAAACCAGTATTTGGATGCGATGACTGACTGCATTATGGATCGTGGCGGTGTCGTGGATAAATACATTGGGGATGCGATTATGGCTGTTTTTGGCGTACCCTTTCCCCACACACAACCAGAAGAAATTCGACAGGATGCAATGAATGCGATCGCAGCCAGTCTCGCCATGCACGAACGGCTCAAACAGCTAAACAAGCGTCTGAAAGCAGAAGATAAGCCGGTAATTCAGTTTGGGATTGGCATTCACACGGGGCCACTGATCGCCGGTAGTGTAGGCGGTTCTAGACGACTGAATTATTCTGTGATTGGAGATACTGTAAATGTAGCGGCCCGATTGGAGGCTATGAATAAAGAGTTAACTACTGACAAACCTTATAAAATACTCCTCACAGGTGAAACTTTTGATTATGTGAGCGATCGCTATCTTGCTCAACAAGTCACAACCATCCAACTGCGGGGACGCCAGCAGGAGACGATAATTTACACTATTTTAGGGGAAAAATGA
- a CDS encoding FecR family protein, producing MKTLTHLFRTPRTIILSLLLVTGILIAGSVPVFGGGAPRLSQERYLEIVEVNGNVSYGYESLKALQARSAKVGDRLRRSGEGITTGNGSSAKLAVDNGIGNLDVSENTNVRVKNLSRGRNGSSTTDLAMNRGRVRAKVRSFSNPQSRFSVQTPGGVAGVRGTEFVVEVVPNGETRVITVDGIVAVSAADRTEAVSAGYASVIVPGNPPTPPSLISGNVRVSVQLLPAPDTGKVRVSGVVNPINSVFLNDLPVDVSPTGLFDTVVPLPSNGLLRLMVRNPLGEEQVYELVAP from the coding sequence ATGAAGACACTCACCCATTTGTTCAGAACACCTAGAACTATAATCTTGAGCTTATTGCTAGTAACGGGAATCTTAATAGCCGGTTCAGTGCCGGTGTTTGGCGGTGGGGCTCCACGGCTGAGTCAAGAACGCTATCTGGAAATAGTAGAGGTTAACGGCAACGTAAGTTATGGTTACGAATCTCTCAAAGCTTTGCAAGCACGCTCTGCAAAAGTGGGCGATCGCCTGCGCCGATCGGGAGAAGGCATCACCACTGGTAATGGCTCTAGCGCTAAACTGGCGGTAGATAATGGCATTGGCAACCTTGACGTTTCAGAAAACACCAATGTCCGAGTGAAAAATCTCAGCAGAGGTCGCAATGGTTCCAGTACCACGGATCTGGCAATGAATAGGGGACGGGTGCGAGCCAAAGTTCGCAGCTTTAGCAACCCTCAATCGCGCTTTTCCGTTCAAACACCAGGTGGCGTTGCCGGAGTGCGCGGTACAGAGTTTGTGGTTGAAGTTGTGCCCAACGGCGAAACACGGGTTATTACTGTGGATGGGATAGTCGCAGTCAGCGCTGCCGATCGAACCGAAGCGGTCAGTGCGGGCTATGCTTCTGTTATCGTACCCGGAAACCCTCCTACACCTCCTAGTTTGATATCTGGAAATGTCCGAGTCAGCGTACAACTTTTGCCAGCACCAGATACTGGTAAAGTTCGGGTAAGTGGGGTTGTCAATCCAATTAATTCGGTTTTTCTCAACGATTTACCTGTAGATGTTAGTCCTACGGGTTTGTTCGACACTGTTGTCCCACTTCCAAGCAACGGTCTTCTGAGATTAATGGTTCGCAATCCCTTGGGCGAAGAGCAAGTTTATGAACTGGTGGCTCCTTAG
- a CDS encoding diguanylate cyclase domain-containing protein, with amino-acid sequence MPNTSAFPLYRAIDRHPLTVTPDTPVYQAIALMSQARSSCVLVVDRQQLIGNGRGSIKGIFTERDVVKATAENRLIEDMAIAEVMTQQPFTLKEAEAQDIVVLLKLFRQGKFRHLPIVDDHDTLVGLITHQSIREVVKPADWMRLRRVAEVMTTEVVHAPLNGSLLQLTQMMAQKCVSSVVIATEAEGKLESNSPQRSKLLPVGIVTERDILQFRVLGLDFNETRVQTVMSSPLLPIGPTDSLIAAHEQMRLHRIRRLVVLGDVGELLGIITQTSMLQALDPIEVDASIEALQQVVDERTTELSQANKQLEREIQEHQQTEAALRLSQARLAGILNIAEDAIISVDEQMRVQLFNQGAEKIFGYTAAEVLYQPIDLLLPSGFTTAHRQHIFTLLQSTDVRQKMGGRREIWLRRKDRTEFPAEASISQMDVGDGSIWTIILRDISDRKQTEESLRHQMARERLVAAISLRIRQSLDIDTILNTTVAEVRQFLKADRVMIYRFNADWSGVVAVESVGPGWTAILQTTIIDPCFGESYVHRYREGRIQTIEDIYTASLDRCHINLLSQFQIRANLVVPIIKENRGAFVQESEGEKERESDFSFPPSSTPPFHLWGLLSAHQCSRSRRWQEWEIDLLKQLATQVAIALQQAELYQQLVAVNQQLLQLASLDGLTQVANRRRFDEYLNSEWRRLLREKEPLSLIMCDVDFFKAYNDSYGHIAGDICLQKVADALAQAIRRPADLVARYGGEEFAVILPNTDATGAVCVAQEIRSKIAALEIDHPKSGVSKYITLSFGVASTVPEHQSSPGKLIAAADEALYQAKAQGRDRAIAHTT; translated from the coding sequence ATGCCTAATACTTCAGCTTTCCCGCTCTATAGAGCCATAGATCGTCACCCCCTAACAGTTACACCTGATACGCCAGTTTACCAGGCGATCGCGCTGATGAGTCAGGCGCGATCGAGCTGCGTTTTAGTGGTTGATCGGCAGCAGTTAATAGGGAACGGACGTGGTTCCATAAAGGGTATTTTTACAGAGCGGGATGTCGTTAAAGCTACAGCGGAGAATAGACTTATAGAAGATATGGCGATCGCAGAGGTGATGACCCAGCAGCCCTTTACCCTGAAAGAAGCCGAAGCGCAAGATATTGTAGTGCTGCTCAAACTGTTCCGTCAAGGTAAATTTCGCCATCTGCCCATTGTAGACGACCACGATACTTTGGTCGGCCTGATCACCCACCAAAGTATTCGAGAAGTGGTGAAACCAGCAGATTGGATGCGCTTAAGGCGAGTTGCAGAAGTGATGACAACTGAGGTAGTCCACGCGCCCTTGAATGGATCTTTACTACAGTTGACCCAGATGATGGCACAAAAGTGTGTAAGTAGCGTGGTAATTGCCACAGAGGCAGAGGGAAAGCTTGAGTCCAATTCGCCCCAGAGATCGAAGTTGCTGCCCGTAGGGATTGTTACAGAACGCGATATCCTGCAATTTCGAGTTTTAGGTTTAGACTTCAACGAAACTAGAGTCCAAACAGTGATGAGTAGTCCCCTGTTGCCCATTGGACCCACGGATTCCCTGATCGCCGCCCACGAGCAAATGCGGCTGCATCGGATTCGGCGGTTGGTGGTTTTGGGAGATGTTGGGGAACTGCTGGGTATCATCACTCAAACCAGTATGCTCCAAGCGCTAGATCCGATCGAAGTAGATGCCTCCATAGAAGCTTTGCAGCAAGTAGTTGACGAACGGACAACAGAACTTTCGCAAGCCAACAAGCAATTAGAACGGGAAATTCAGGAACACCAGCAAACTGAGGCGGCATTGCGGTTATCGCAAGCTCGTCTGGCTGGAATTCTCAATATTGCCGAGGATGCCATTATCTCGGTAGACGAACAAATGCGGGTTCAACTTTTCAACCAAGGCGCAGAAAAAATCTTTGGTTACACTGCCGCTGAGGTTTTATACCAGCCAATTGACCTGCTTTTGCCTTCCGGCTTCACCACAGCTCATCGCCAGCACATCTTTACCTTGTTGCAATCCACTGATGTTAGGCAAAAAATGGGAGGGCGTCGGGAAATTTGGTTGCGGCGCAAAGATCGCACCGAGTTTCCAGCTGAAGCTTCTATTTCCCAGATGGATGTGGGAGATGGAAGCATCTGGACGATTATTCTGCGCGACATCAGCGATCGCAAGCAGACGGAAGAGTCGCTGCGACACCAAATGGCGCGGGAGCGGCTCGTGGCAGCAATTTCCCTGCGAATTCGTCAGTCGTTGGACATAGACACAATTCTTAATACCACCGTCGCCGAAGTGCGACAATTTCTCAAGGCCGATCGAGTGATGATTTATCGTTTTAACGCCGATTGGAGTGGGGTTGTGGCGGTAGAATCTGTTGGCCCTGGCTGGACTGCCATTCTGCAAACAACAATCATAGACCCCTGCTTTGGAGAAAGTTATGTCCACCGTTACCGAGAAGGTCGCATCCAGACTATTGAGGATATCTATACCGCTTCTTTGGATCGGTGTCACATCAACTTACTATCTCAGTTTCAGATCAGAGCAAACTTGGTGGTTCCCATTATAAAAGAGAACAGGGGAGCTTTTGTGCAGGAGAGCGAGGGAGAAAAAGAGCGGGAGAGCGATTTTTCCTTCCCTCCCTCATCTACTCCCCCATTTCATCTTTGGGGGCTGCTGTCGGCTCATCAATGTTCGAGGTCTAGACGGTGGCAGGAGTGGGAGATAGATTTGCTCAAGCAACTGGCAACGCAAGTGGCGATCGCACTTCAGCAAGCGGAACTATACCAACAGTTGGTAGCAGTGAATCAACAGCTGCTGCAATTAGCTTCTTTAGATGGCTTAACCCAGGTAGCAAATCGTCGTCGGTTTGACGAATACCTCAACTCTGAGTGGCGGCGGCTGCTACGGGAGAAAGAACCTCTGTCCCTGATTATGTGCGACGTAGACTTTTTCAAAGCTTACAACGACTCCTACGGTCATATAGCAGGCGACATCTGTTTGCAGAAAGTTGCCGATGCTCTAGCTCAAGCCATCAGACGCCCAGCCGATCTGGTAGCCCGTTACGGGGGCGAAGAATTTGCCGTTATTCTGCCCAACACCGATGCTACAGGAGCGGTTTGCGTAGCCCAGGAGATCCGCTCCAAAATAGCAGCTTTGGAAATTGACCATCCCAAGTCTGGCGTAAGCAAGTATATTACGCTCAGTTTCGGAGTCGCCAGCACCGTTCCTGAGCATCAATCCTCTCCTGGTAAACTGATTGCAGCCGCAGACGAAGCGCTCTATCAAGCAAAAGCACAAGGGCGCGATCGCGCGATCGCCCACACTACCTAA
- a CDS encoding CbtB-domain containing protein, translated as MPADLNITPENICEVRMTAHSISVRKKAISLTLSRPVQATLYLSLSSAILWTVYFSTYPPAHNNLHSLRHHTLTVSCH; from the coding sequence ATGCCTGCCGACTTGAACATCACCCCTGAAAACATCTGCGAGGTACGGATGACTGCTCATTCTATTTCTGTCCGAAAAAAAGCGATAAGTTTGACTTTATCGCGCCCTGTACAAGCGACACTCTACTTATCGCTCTCCTCTGCGATCCTCTGGACGGTGTATTTCTCCACCTATCCGCCAGCGCATAACAATTTGCATTCTCTGCGTCACCACACTTTGACAGTTAGTTGTCATTAG
- a CDS encoding DUF1636 domain-containing protein: MQHILFVCKTCATVWKQGKPEGKSGGQQLLEDLSELHQNWDLKDNFPIQEVQCMSACSHSCTVSFVATGKYTYLFGDLPVQDSAAAILECAAQYYAKPDGSLPWSERPEPLKKGILAKIPPIGVF; encoded by the coding sequence ATGCAACACATTTTGTTTGTTTGTAAAACCTGTGCCACTGTTTGGAAACAGGGAAAACCAGAAGGAAAAAGCGGCGGTCAACAACTGTTAGAAGACCTAAGCGAACTGCACCAAAACTGGGATTTAAAAGATAACTTTCCCATTCAAGAAGTTCAGTGCATGAGCGCGTGCAGTCATTCCTGTACCGTCTCTTTTGTCGCTACAGGCAAATACACCTACCTATTTGGCGATTTACCAGTTCAAGATAGCGCAGCTGCCATACTGGAGTGTGCCGCTCAATACTATGCCAAACCAGATGGTTCGCTCCCTTGGTCGGAGCGACCCGAACCGCTGAAAAAAGGCATATTGGCAAAAATTCCACCCATCGGGGTATTTTAG
- the cobW gene encoding cobalamin biosynthesis protein CobW has protein sequence MAGKIPVTVITGFLGSGKTTLIRQMLQNNQGRRIAVLVNEFGELGIDGELLRSCQVCDEEEDAASNIVELTNGCLCCTVQEEFLPTMQQILQRRDKLDCILIETSGLALPKPLIQAFRWPEIRTGATVDGVVTVVDCEAVSAGTLASDLNALNAQRQADPNLDHETPLEELFEDQLACADLVLLTKVDRVDSQTQTQVQNWLRQQLPQSVKIVPCEQGNINPELLLGFNASVEDNLDNRPSHHDEEEDHDHDEEINSIHLILDKTFEPQALVAKLEDLVKKLEIYRIKGFVEVLNKPMRLVLQGVGDRIEYFYDRPWQPSELRQTKLVFIGRALDKSQIQSALLDMIENPLL, from the coding sequence ATGGCTGGAAAGATTCCTGTTACTGTGATTACTGGCTTTCTCGGTAGCGGCAAAACAACCTTGATTCGTCAGATGCTACAGAACAATCAAGGTCGCAGAATAGCAGTTCTGGTAAACGAGTTTGGTGAGCTAGGAATAGATGGGGAATTGCTGCGCTCGTGCCAAGTTTGCGATGAGGAAGAAGATGCTGCTAGCAATATTGTCGAACTCACCAATGGTTGCCTTTGTTGCACCGTTCAAGAAGAATTTCTCCCCACTATGCAACAAATTTTGCAGCGTAGAGATAAGCTGGATTGCATACTAATCGAAACATCGGGATTGGCTTTACCCAAACCATTAATTCAAGCATTTCGCTGGCCGGAAATTCGCACGGGTGCCACAGTGGATGGTGTGGTAACTGTGGTGGACTGCGAAGCTGTTTCGGCGGGTACGCTAGCAAGCGATCTCAATGCTTTAAATGCTCAACGACAAGCAGATCCAAATCTAGATCACGAAACGCCGCTCGAAGAACTTTTTGAAGACCAACTCGCTTGTGCTGACTTAGTGCTGTTGACTAAAGTCGATCGGGTAGATTCCCAAACTCAAACTCAGGTGCAAAACTGGCTCAGACAACAGTTACCTCAATCGGTGAAAATTGTCCCTTGCGAACAAGGAAATATTAATCCAGAATTGCTATTGGGATTCAATGCTTCTGTAGAGGATAATTTGGACAATCGTCCCAGTCATCATGATGAGGAAGAAGACCACGACCATGATGAAGAAATTAACTCGATTCATTTGATTTTAGATAAAACGTTTGAGCCACAAGCTTTGGTAGCTAAACTGGAAGATTTAGTAAAAAAATTGGAGATTTATCGGATTAAAGGTTTTGTCGAAGTTTTGAATAAGCCGATGCGGTTAGTGCTGCAAGGAGTGGGCGATCGCATAGAATACTTCTACGATCGTCCTTGGCAACCTTCCGAACTGCGTCAAACAAAATTGGTGTTTATTGGTCGGGCTCTTGACAAAAGTCAAATTCAGTCAGCACTTTTAGACATGATAGAGAATCCGCTTCTATAA